In Acidimicrobiales bacterium, the following proteins share a genomic window:
- a CDS encoding bifunctional diguanylate cyclase/phosphodiesterase: MLLAVASIRFRVADWVIGAAGQVEALDVNGILAMAVLVPAATTIYAVRRYRDAMEIREELARLSLRDNLTGLPNRLFLSEWLDRELRLARRRGDRVAVLFVDLDRFKVINDTHGHDVGDAVLAQVASRLRQCVSDRDSDRVVRYAGDEFLVISREDPGRLSADRLARSILTTLEEPFQVGPDTLRVAASIGVALSDGRELMAGEDLIRQADAAMYDAKARDDGRPVLYDVAVHGRRFSPTTLEPHLRRAAEQGEFRLLYQPVVDTATGHLVSVEALLRWDHPDRGPVSPVEFIPVLEESGLIVPVGAWIIEEAFGQALRWHQDHPGRPPLRVAVNVSARQLAQTGFEEHVRATLSSIPVPPGSLCLEITEGALMVDIEAAWSSLRLLKRMGVKLALDDFGTGYSSLSYIRSFSLDMLKIDRSFVKGLGQSAEDTAIVEHVIGMARALGMTTVGEGVETPQQLGELHRLGCDLSQGFLLSRPVEAAEIDAMLAAGLPLGRPGPSPSDGLPPRVAPALGGATHQTVGVQPAGVAPAGVASGAPPWRAER; this comes from the coding sequence GTGCTGCTGGCCGTGGCCTCCATCCGCTTCCGGGTGGCCGACTGGGTCATCGGCGCCGCCGGCCAGGTCGAGGCCCTGGACGTCAACGGCATCCTGGCCATGGCCGTCCTGGTGCCGGCGGCCACCACCATCTACGCCGTCCGCCGCTACCGCGACGCCATGGAGATCCGTGAGGAGCTGGCCCGGCTGTCGCTGCGCGACAACCTCACCGGCCTCCCCAACCGGCTGTTCCTCTCCGAGTGGCTCGACCGGGAGCTGCGCCTGGCCCGCCGCCGGGGCGACCGGGTGGCCGTGCTGTTCGTCGACCTGGACCGCTTCAAGGTCATCAACGACACCCACGGCCACGACGTGGGCGACGCGGTGCTGGCCCAGGTGGCGTCCCGTCTGCGCCAGTGCGTCTCGGACCGGGACAGCGACCGGGTGGTCCGCTACGCCGGCGACGAGTTCCTGGTCATCAGCCGCGAGGACCCGGGCCGCCTCTCGGCCGACCGCCTGGCCCGAAGCATCCTCACCACCCTGGAGGAGCCCTTCCAGGTCGGGCCCGACACCCTGCGGGTGGCGGCCAGCATCGGCGTGGCCCTGAGCGACGGCCGGGAGCTGATGGCCGGGGAGGACCTGATCCGCCAGGCCGACGCGGCCATGTACGACGCCAAGGCCCGCGACGACGGCCGGCCCGTCCTCTACGACGTGGCCGTCCACGGCCGCCGGTTCAGCCCCACCACCCTGGAGCCGCACCTGCGCCGGGCGGCCGAGCAGGGCGAGTTCCGCCTCCTCTACCAGCCGGTGGTGGACACGGCCACGGGCCACCTGGTCTCGGTGGAGGCCCTCCTGCGCTGGGACCACCCCGACCGGGGCCCGGTGTCGCCCGTCGAGTTCATCCCCGTGCTCGAGGAGTCCGGCCTCATCGTCCCGGTGGGGGCGTGGATCATCGAGGAGGCGTTCGGCCAGGCCCTCCGGTGGCACCAGGACCACCCGGGCCGGCCGCCCCTGCGGGTGGCGGTCAACGTGTCGGCCCGGCAGCTGGCCCAGACCGGCTTCGAGGAGCACGTCCGGGCCACCCTCTCGTCCATCCCGGTGCCCCCGGGCAGCCTGTGCCTGGAGATCACCGAGGGCGCCCTGATGGTCGACATCGAGGCGGCGTGGAGCTCGCTCCGGCTGCTGAAGCGGATGGGGGTGAAGCTGGCCTTGGACGACTTCGGCACCGGTTACTCGTCGCTGTCCTACATCCGCAGCTTCAGCCTCGACATGCTCAAGATCGACCGCTCCTTCGTGAAGGGCCTGGGCCAGTCGGCTGAGGACACCGCCATCGTGGAGCACGTGATCGGCATGGCCCGGGCCCTGGGCATGACCACCGTGGGCGAGGGGGTGGAGACGCCCCAGCAGCTGGGCGAGCTGCACCGCCTGGGCTGTGACCTGTCGCAGGGCTTCCTGCTCAGCCGCCCGGTCGAGGCGGCCGAGATCGACGCCATGCTGGCTGCCGGGCTCCCCCTCGGCCGGCCCGGCCCCAGCCCCAGCGACGG